The DNA region TCAATTCCTGACCGGTACGCTGACGGTATTGTTGGGGGTTGCAGGATACATCGTTTATTACAATATCGGTCAAACCAAGGCCGATCTCAAAAAACAGATGGAAGTCGAATTGGATCAAACCAAAAAAGAGCTGCACCGGGAGTTTCAACAACGCCTGGAAGAAGAAAAGGAACTCCTCGAAAAACAAATGCAAGAAGAATTGGAATCGGCTCTGCAAGGGTACCACCGGGATCTGGAGCAACTCCGGAAACAGATGGAGGAGCAGTATCTGCATACGTTGGAACAGTTCACCCGCGATGTTGGACAAGATTTGGATGCGCTGAAAAAGAACATCGAGAATGAGAAAACATTCACCTCTTCAAGGATCTGGGTCACGGGCCCCGAAGCGGAAATCGAAAAAATGAAAACGGATGAAGTCGACTTGATCAGTCGCCGCGGCATCAAAAGCATTGAAGTGAAAACGTTTGATCGCGATCAACTGAAACAAGCGCTTGAAAACAATGAAATCGATATTCTCATTTACCGTTATCAGCCGGCAAACGGAAGGTTGGATCAAGACCTGATCTCCATTGCGAAACTGCTCGTCGAAAGAAACGAGGAGGTCCCCCTCATCGTTTACGGCACCAATCTCAAAGACGTGGAAATGTCGGTTCTCGGCAAGTACAAGTTTTTCACCATCTCCAACTTCCGGATGACCCTCATCAGCAATATTTTCTCCCTTGCCTATGCTTTCAACAAACAAAGCAATCTGTAGATTCCACGGTTCAAGCAGTGAGATTGAAGTCATTCTCTCCATAAAAGGAAAATACGAGGCTAACGGAAAAAAGGTCATCGCAAATGGCGATGACCTTTTCATTATTGAGGGTGCCTTGATGAAGGATGTGCGCTTTGCATGCCGGACCAGATCCCGACGCTGGCTGTAACCTCCTTGCGAGCCCTTTTCTTTCAAAGGAACTTGAATTGCGGTTAATCATACCCATAAACCACAACCGTACATAACATCTATGTTATGTACGGTTCCTTTTCGGGTATAATAACAAAGGGGTGAACCAAATGGAAATCAAAAACGAAGCCCAGTACAAACGACTGAAAAAACAACTGGAGAACCTGGAGCGGAAAAAATCCGAACTCACAGAAGCATTGGTGGCCAAAGGGTACGATCAGCAAATGATCGATCTCGCTCTGTTGGAGATCAACATGATGTATGAGAGAACCAAGCATGATGTCGGAGAATACGAACGGGCGGTCAACGGGGAATTTGACGTCGAATCCACCCCGATCAACAAACTGGGCTCTCATTTGATCAAACTTCGCATCTACAAAGGGCTCACCCAGGAACAATTCGGCAAACTGCTGGGTGTGTCGCAAGAACAGGTCAGCCGGGATGAACGAAAAGAGTATGCAGGTATCAGCATCGAAAAACTCAATCGGATCTTGCAGGTGTTGGAGGTGAAACGCCTGACCCTGCTCCCTTCCGTTGAGTCGGAATCCGAATTTCACCGCCGACTTGAGACGCTCAAAAAAATTTGCCGGTGAAGAAAAGCCCCATCGTGATGACCTCCACTGTGGAGGTCTTTTTTTGTGTGTGTCATGATTCAAAAAACCACCTGATTTATATACTGGCGACTCCCGTCTGAATGAATGCATCTTGGTTTTTCAACGAACGAGACAACCATTTACATTTTTGGAGTGCAACCCTAATTTTCAAATGATACAATGCAGATAAGGAAGCAAAATTTGCCGTCACATCCATCCTCTTCCCCACACCTGACATGTCTCCAGGGATCTTGCCGGATGTTTGGTGACGGGAGGTTGGCGGATGCAGGTGGTTGATTCGGTCTGGTGGTACGGCGTGTGCGGGCACAGCGGTGAGGAACAGGCCTTTTGGCAAACGGAAGAGCCCCGCTGTCCGGTTTGCGGGGCACCGGGGAACCGGATTGAATACCGGATCACGTTGGGACCGGACGGAGAAGTTCCGGGCAAGGACCTCCCGATCCAGGGAAGTTTGTTCGAAGAATGAATGCATTTCGGCAAGCGGATCGGAGTTCATCCAATGATCGACGGATGCCGTTCCCTGCATCGCGAATGTGCCGCCAAACAGCACTTGCCGGGACGGCTCCGTCTTTTTTTCATCGCTCTCCCCCATCCGACAACCACTTTGCAGCCTCCTTTTTTCGTGTTTTTCAAAAAAACCGTTGACAGATCATTTATCTCGGCATTATTATTCGAATTAAATTTGTTTGCCTTCTCAATCCTTAGACAACTTCATCGTTTTGCGGTCTCTTATCGAGAGCTGGTGGAGGGAAACGGCCCGATGAAACCCGGCAACCGACCGTAATACCGTCGTGAGACGGGGCACTCTCCCGATTTGGAGAGGGCCGCGGCAACGCTTCCGAAGCCGCGCACGGCACGGTGCCAAATCCGGCAAAACGCTTGTTTTGCGAGATAAGAGGCAAGGAATTCGCCGTTTCCGAGCCTCTTGTCTGAAAAGAGGCTCTTTTTTATGCTCGAAAGACCGCAGAACGAACCCCAAAGGAGGAAGAGCGAAAGATGCGCAGATGGAAGTCATGGTTTGTTCTGTTGATAGCATTGCTGCTGGTCAGCGGCTGCAACGAGCAAGACCGGGTGTCCGGAAAACCGGGGACCGGTCCGGATGCTCCCGCCAAGTCGGCCGTGACCCCTCCCGGAAACGGTTCCGCGGAAATTCCGGAAAAGTTGAAAAAACCCCTGAAGATCGCGGCCATCACCCAGTTCTCCATCGGGACGTTTTCCTCGCAATACATCGCCGGGCTCACGGAACAGGTGAAAGCGTTCGGCGGTGAAGTGCAGGTGTACAACGCCGACAACGACCTGTCGAAAATGGCTTCCTATCTGGAGACAGCCATCAATCAGAAAGTGGACGGCATCCTGCTGGACCACGGTCGGGCGGATGCGCTGGCACCCGGTGTGAAAAAAGCGGTGGCCGCCGGCATCCCGGTGGTGGCGTTTGACAGTGACCTCAACATCCCCGGCGTGACGGTGATCGACCAGGATGACTATTCCCTTGCCTGGAACGCCTTGCGAACGCTGGCCCAGGACCTGAACGGCCAGGGCGAAATCGTCTACATCTGGGTGGCCGGCTATACCCCGATGGAGCGGCGCAACGTGATGTACGAAGCGTTCCGCAAACGGTATCCGGGCATCAAGGAAATCGCCCGCTTCGGCACGGCCAGCGCCAACACCGCACTGGATACGCAGGCCCAGATGGAAGCGCTCCTGCGGAAGTATCCGAACAAAGGCGACATTGATGCGGTGTTTGCTCCCTGGGATGAATTCGCCAAAGGTGCCACCCGCGCCATCCAGCAGGCCGGAAGAACGGAGATCAAGGTGTACGGCATCGACCTGAGCGACGAGGACCTGCAACTGATGCAGGCTCCGAACAGCCCGTGGAAAGCGACGGCCGCCACCGATCCGGCCGATGTGGGACGTCTGCAGGTACGTTTCCTGTACCAGAAAATCGCCGGTGAACCGGTGCCCCAGGTCTACAGCGTCCAACCCCACCTGGTGGAACAGCGTCTCCTGACCTCCGATCAACCGGTGAGCATGCAGGACATCGGCAAATACATCCCCGGCTGGGGACAATCTCAGGCCGGATGGTCCCCGTGGATGAACAAACTGATCGAGGCGAACAAGAAATGACCGAACGCCTGGAGATGAAGGGGATCCAAAAATCCTTCGACGGACATGAGGTGTTGAAAGACGTATCCATCACCGTTCACCCCGGCGAGGTTCACGCCCTCGTCGGGGCCAACGGGGCCGGCAAAAGCACGCTGATGCACATTTTGGCCGGCAATCTGTCCAAGGACGGAGGGTCCATCCTGCTGGGAGACCGGGAGATTCACCTCCCATCGCCGAAAGCGGCGCGGCGGGAAGGCATCCGGCTGGTGGTGCAGGAAGTGGATGCCGCCTTGGTCCCTTCCATGACGGTTACCGAAAACGTGATGCTGGAAGAGATCACCGCCGGCCCCTCCTGGATCCGCGCAACAACGCTGAGAGAAAAAGCCGTGCAACTCCTCGGCGAAGTGGGCGCCGAGCTGGACCCGGACCAGCCGGTGTCCCGATGCACCCTCGCGGAAAAACAGCTGATCCTGATTGCGCGCTCCCTGGCCGGCAGCGTGAAGTTCCTGATTCTGGACGAACCGACCGC from Staphylospora marina includes:
- a CDS encoding helix-turn-helix domain-containing protein; this encodes MEIKNEAQYKRLKKQLENLERKKSELTEALVAKGYDQQMIDLALLEINMMYERTKHDVGEYERAVNGEFDVESTPINKLGSHLIKLRIYKGLTQEQFGKLLGVSQEQVSRDERKEYAGISIEKLNRILQVLEVKRLTLLPSVESESEFHRRLETLKKICR
- a CDS encoding sugar ABC transporter substrate-binding protein — encoded protein: MRRWKSWFVLLIALLLVSGCNEQDRVSGKPGTGPDAPAKSAVTPPGNGSAEIPEKLKKPLKIAAITQFSIGTFSSQYIAGLTEQVKAFGGEVQVYNADNDLSKMASYLETAINQKVDGILLDHGRADALAPGVKKAVAAGIPVVAFDSDLNIPGVTVIDQDDYSLAWNALRTLAQDLNGQGEIVYIWVAGYTPMERRNVMYEAFRKRYPGIKEIARFGTASANTALDTQAQMEALLRKYPNKGDIDAVFAPWDEFAKGATRAIQQAGRTEIKVYGIDLSDEDLQLMQAPNSPWKATAATDPADVGRLQVRFLYQKIAGEPVPQVYSVQPHLVEQRLLTSDQPVSMQDIGKYIPGWGQSQAGWSPWMNKLIEANKK